The Bdellovibrionota bacterium genome has a window encoding:
- a CDS encoding flagellar basal body P-ring protein FlgI has product MKKFGFKKFICTNYHFLIVVIALLMLHGVFGEDAQAARLKDISNIRGVRENQLIGYGLVVGLAGTGDGAAEFTSKSMARMLDIVGVKLDEKQVTSKNVAAVMITASLPAFARSGNKLDVTVHAIGDASSLSGGTLIQTPLRAANKEVYAVAQGALIIGSAGNGGKAHTTVGSVPSGAIIEKDLDMEFAGRKMLRLTLHNPDFTTAARVSHVINRDTGGKYAVAKDSATIDLVVPPNYDGNAVEFMAAIESLDVNPDARAKVVINEKTGTVVIGEMVKISKIAIAHGNISVQIGDEKGKGANAAKVANTAVFGGEASVGDIVNALNGLGISPKDLITILQNIKAAGALHGDLEVL; this is encoded by the coding sequence ATGAAAAAATTTGGGTTCAAAAAATTTATATGCACAAATTATCACTTCCTCATCGTAGTCATTGCCCTCTTGATGCTACATGGAGTATTCGGAGAGGATGCTCAGGCGGCAAGATTAAAAGATATCTCTAATATTAGAGGTGTGAGAGAAAACCAATTGATTGGTTATGGTTTAGTTGTGGGTTTGGCAGGAACTGGCGACGGTGCCGCGGAGTTCACAAGTAAGAGTATGGCAAGAATGCTGGATATCGTTGGTGTGAAACTTGATGAGAAACAAGTCACTAGCAAAAATGTTGCTGCTGTTATGATCACGGCCAGTCTTCCAGCTTTTGCAAGATCTGGAAATAAATTAGATGTTACCGTTCATGCGATTGGCGATGCTTCAAGTTTATCTGGAGGGACTTTGATTCAAACTCCACTGAGAGCGGCGAATAAAGAAGTGTATGCCGTTGCCCAAGGTGCATTAATCATTGGTTCGGCAGGAAACGGTGGCAAGGCTCACACGACTGTAGGGAGTGTTCCGAGTGGTGCGATCATCGAAAAAGATTTAGATATGGAATTTGCAGGAAGAAAAATGTTGAGACTGACTTTGCACAATCCAGATTTTACAACGGCGGCAAGAGTTTCTCATGTGATCAATAGAGACACGGGTGGCAAGTACGCGGTTGCAAAAGACAGCGCAACGATTGATTTAGTTGTTCCACCAAACTACGACGGGAACGCTGTGGAATTTATGGCAGCAATTGAAAGCCTTGATGTGAATCCAGATGCGAGGGCAAAAGTTGTTATCAACGAAAAAACGGGTACAGTTGTCATTGGGGAAATGGTGAAGATTTCTAAGATCGCAATCGCGCACGGAAATATTTCTGTACAAATCGGTGATGAAAAAGGCAAAGGAGCGAATGCTGCTAAAGTTGCTAACACAGCAGTTTTCGGTGGCGAAGCGAGTGTAGGAGACATAGTGAATGCATTGAATGGTCTAGGAATCTCTCCTAAAGACCTGATCACGATTCTTCAAAACATCAAAGCAGCTGGAGCTTTGCACGGGGATCTGGAAGTTTTATAG
- a CDS encoding flagellar basal body L-ring protein FlgH encodes MAKFFQRIITVQILIITLMMITGCSSFGKKWKAFLNEGEEKPVVAKPKDDAVKFSDTNNLPVDGERQYKRMTKKQFEDQELFADNAGSLWVNEGQDSYLFAQNIVRLPGDILNVVLDGQPEKQLSTKAQVIKELTNRIEKKQRGVASTDPAAAKPDGADAAATDPAAKPADPAAKPDAAAAAGGAEKTKDEELAGAGGNFDVKTIPTRIVERLPDGNYRVKGSQNFMIGSKEYKAIVTGLVKPQDVADDNVNSSKMLDSKFDIVRYNKGKSL; translated from the coding sequence ATGGCTAAGTTTTTTCAAAGAATCATAACGGTACAGATTTTGATAATCACTTTGATGATGATCACGGGTTGCTCCAGCTTTGGTAAAAAGTGGAAAGCTTTTTTAAATGAAGGCGAAGAAAAACCTGTGGTTGCAAAACCTAAGGACGATGCCGTTAAGTTCTCGGATACAAATAATCTTCCAGTCGATGGTGAGAGACAATATAAAAGAATGACAAAGAAACAATTCGAGGACCAAGAGTTATTCGCGGACAATGCAGGATCTCTTTGGGTGAACGAAGGACAGGATTCATACTTATTTGCGCAAAATATAGTTCGCCTTCCGGGAGATATTTTGAATGTGGTGCTTGATGGACAACCTGAAAAGCAACTTTCTACAAAAGCCCAAGTGATTAAGGAATTAACAAATAGAATTGAAAAGAAACAAAGAGGAGTAGCTTCTACTGATCCAGCGGCTGCAAAACCAGATGGTGCAGATGCAGCGGCAACTGATCCTGCTGCAAAACCCGCAGACCCAGCAGCGAAGCCAGACGCTGCGGCTGCAGCCGGCGGAGCGGAAAAAACAAAAGATGAAGAATTGGCGGGAGCCGGCGGAAACTTCGATGTAAAAACAATTCCTACAAGAATTGTAGAGCGTCTGCCTGATGGAAATTACCGAGTAAAGGGTTCGCAAAATTTTATGATTGGCTCCAAAGAATACAAGGCCATCGTGACAGGTTTAGTAAAACCTCAAGACGTTGCGGATGATAATGTGAACTCTTCTAAAATGTTAGATTCGAAATTCGATATCGTGAGATACAACAAAGGGAAATCACTATGA
- the flgA gene encoding flagellar basal body P-ring formation chaperone FlgA: MFIDRFGRKIIIILILIFGLNAFAAKARMDVLSQVYVENEQIFLNDITKTENISPELQTKLNTIVIGNTPKEGEIRSFSSYAISEIIRYNLRSDLSLITLKIPAEIKVSRKGTSLTPTEVKSRMISWVQSTCAPCDVEVSSLRLQDPGKLGPSITWSVSNTQIIPRGSFNISIDLYKDNNFLRKIFVQGNLRILKEVPIVKRNLQYGERIQRDDVSFEKRDITFNRDIIPSAEELYGSEIAGSVSTNQILWTRNLKRKMALTRGAPVQVTVQNQGWRIHLTGIAQDSGYIGDTVKILNPATKKIIVGVINNDGMVEVK, translated from the coding sequence TTGTTTATAGATAGATTTGGTAGAAAAATTATTATTATCTTGATCCTGATCTTCGGGCTCAATGCATTTGCTGCAAAGGCAAGGATGGATGTGCTTTCTCAAGTTTATGTTGAGAATGAACAAATTTTTTTAAACGACATCACTAAGACTGAAAACATATCTCCCGAGCTTCAAACAAAGCTCAATACTATAGTTATTGGTAATACTCCGAAAGAAGGCGAAATTAGAAGTTTTTCTAGTTATGCAATATCGGAAATCATTAGATACAATCTTCGATCCGACCTCTCGCTGATCACTTTAAAAATTCCTGCTGAAATAAAAGTTTCTAGAAAAGGCACAAGTCTTACGCCGACAGAAGTTAAATCAAGAATGATCTCTTGGGTTCAAAGTACATGTGCGCCGTGCGATGTGGAAGTGAGTTCACTGAGACTTCAAGATCCGGGAAAGCTTGGGCCATCGATTACATGGTCAGTTTCAAATACACAAATCATCCCGAGAGGGAGCTTCAATATTTCTATCGACTTATATAAAGATAATAATTTTTTGAGAAAAATATTTGTACAAGGAAATTTAAGAATTTTAAAAGAGGTGCCAATTGTTAAAAGAAATCTTCAATACGGTGAGAGAATCCAGAGAGACGATGTTTCCTTTGAAAAGAGAGACATCACCTTCAACCGAGATATTATTCCCTCTGCGGAAGAACTCTACGGATCAGAAATTGCGGGAAGTGTATCAACTAACCAAATCCTCTGGACCAGAAATCTCAAAAGGAAAATGGCACTTACAAGAGGAGCTCCTGTCCAAGTTACAGTTCAGAACCAAGGATGGAGAATTCATTTAACAGGAATTGCTCAAGACAGTGGTTATATTGGGGATACAGTGAAGATTTTAAATCCGGCAACAAAGAAAATCATTGTTGGAGTAATTAACAATGATGGCATGGTTGAGGTTAAATAA
- the flgG gene encoding flagellar basal-body rod protein FlgG, with translation MFKSLNTAATGMQAQQNNMDTISNNIANVNTHGFKKSRAEFEDLLYQNIKDPGAATGLNAVSPSGVQTGLGVKTAATQKDFDIGSAKMTNKPLDIMIEGPGFFPIQGEDGQISYTRDGAFQKDPNGRIVDRNGRPLIPEITIPPSTNGIQIDPNGQVQITVSGSQEPQTIGTIELVNFINPAGLKSLGKNLYSPTPASGQPTQGAPGTAGLGNLAQGQIESSNVNIVEEMVNMISAQRSYEMNSKAIQAADQMLQSLNNLR, from the coding sequence ATGTTTAAGTCATTAAATACAGCAGCTACAGGCATGCAAGCGCAGCAAAATAACATGGATACGATATCCAACAATATTGCTAACGTGAACACGCATGGATTCAAAAAATCTAGAGCTGAATTTGAAGATCTACTCTATCAAAACATTAAAGATCCAGGAGCCGCGACAGGGCTGAATGCTGTTTCACCAAGTGGTGTACAAACAGGTCTTGGAGTAAAGACTGCCGCTACACAAAAAGATTTCGATATCGGTAGCGCTAAAATGACAAATAAACCACTCGATATCATGATCGAAGGACCGGGCTTTTTCCCAATTCAGGGTGAAGACGGACAAATTTCATACACGAGAGACGGTGCTTTCCAAAAAGATCCAAACGGTAGAATCGTAGATAGAAATGGAAGGCCTTTGATTCCTGAAATTACTATTCCCCCTTCTACAAATGGAATTCAGATCGATCCTAACGGACAAGTTCAAATCACGGTTTCTGGAAGCCAGGAGCCACAAACTATCGGTACGATTGAGCTTGTGAACTTTATCAATCCAGCAGGTTTAAAATCTTTAGGTAAAAACCTATATTCGCCAACGCCAGCGAGCGGGCAACCAACACAAGGGGCACCTGGTACGGCGGGTTTAGGTAATTTGGCACAAGGTCAAATTGAATCGAGCAATGTTAACATTGTTGAAGAAATGGTGAACATGATTTCTGCACAAAGAAGCTATGAGATGAACTCAAAAGCAATTCAAGCTGCGGATCAAATGCTCCAATCATTGAATAACTTGAGGTAA
- the flgF gene encoding flagellar basal-body rod protein FlgF → MSTKGIYTALSGAMAQNQKMETIANNLANVGTTGFKKDQQVFQEYLTAYEKAPDANTVPRVTASIESFYDLAGGDKSFVDTAGTFTDFSQGPIKPTGGALDIAIEGNGFLEVQTNLGTRMTRNGSLSINNQGTLVTKEGHPVLLEGGGQVSLTAGGSVNITADGTIFQNNQNIGKLSIVGVEPAQALRKGGGSLYGLKENMNPAIIRNPNVKVHQGALEGSNVNIVKEMTDMISTTRAFENTQKAMKAFDEMDEKLVNSVPQLR, encoded by the coding sequence ATGAGCACAAAAGGTATTTACACAGCATTATCCGGAGCGATGGCGCAAAACCAGAAAATGGAAACCATTGCCAATAATCTTGCTAACGTGGGTACGACTGGTTTCAAAAAAGACCAACAGGTTTTTCAAGAATATCTCACGGCTTATGAAAAAGCTCCGGACGCAAACACCGTTCCTCGTGTAACAGCAAGTATTGAAAGTTTTTATGATCTTGCGGGTGGCGACAAGTCTTTCGTCGATACAGCAGGAACATTTACGGATTTTTCTCAAGGTCCAATCAAGCCTACAGGTGGAGCATTGGATATCGCAATCGAAGGAAATGGATTTCTAGAAGTTCAAACGAATTTGGGTACTCGCATGACGCGAAACGGATCTCTCTCGATCAATAATCAAGGGACTCTGGTGACCAAGGAAGGTCATCCCGTACTTTTAGAAGGTGGCGGACAAGTGAGTTTAACCGCTGGTGGAAGTGTAAACATCACGGCTGATGGAACTATTTTTCAGAATAATCAAAACATTGGAAAACTTTCGATCGTGGGAGTGGAGCCTGCACAAGCTTTGAGAAAAGGTGGCGGCTCTTTATATGGATTAAAAGAAAATATGAACCCCGCAATCATTAGAAATCCTAATGTGAAGGTTCATCAAGGTGCACTTGAAGGTAGCAATGTGAATATCGTGAAAGAGATGACAGATATGATCTCTACGACAAGAGCATTCGAGAATACACAGAAAGCAATGAAAGCATTCGACGAAATGGATGAGAAATTAGTGAATTCAGTACCGCAATTAAGGTAG
- a CDS encoding lytic transglycosylase domain-containing protein, protein MRLLTFLIFILTSQLSLTTAYAAVNKPATSQNAFIYTKPNLKKIANTPIKPSASLSGDSLVFDLPITYNDKVKYWINYFQTIGKKSFSTWLERSQRYVPKIQGIFKEKGLPSDLAYLAMIESGFSPFANSAAQAVGYWQFIAPTAERYGLKVSWWLDERRDIHKSTYAAAKYLTDMNKVFNNWYLSAAGYNTGEARIQRLIKRHNSKSFWDISESLVQETKDYVPKLIAAILIAKAPSLYGFRDLKYKDPIQYEYFWAPGGTSIRELAKNLKYSEKELKYMNPELIKGFIPDQVTGHKIRIPKGSLAKVAAYFKNRYQ, encoded by the coding sequence ATGCGGTTACTAACGTTTTTGATTTTTATTCTCACATCTCAACTTAGTCTTACAACTGCTTATGCAGCTGTGAATAAGCCTGCCACAAGTCAAAATGCATTCATTTATACAAAACCAAATCTTAAAAAAATTGCCAATACACCAATTAAACCATCGGCTTCTCTCTCCGGCGATTCATTGGTTTTCGATTTGCCCATCACATATAACGACAAAGTAAAATACTGGATTAACTACTTTCAAACTATAGGTAAAAAAAGCTTTTCAACTTGGTTAGAAAGATCTCAGAGATATGTGCCAAAAATCCAAGGCATCTTTAAAGAAAAAGGATTGCCCTCTGACCTTGCGTATCTTGCCATGATTGAAAGTGGTTTTTCTCCGTTCGCCAATTCCGCAGCTCAGGCTGTGGGTTATTGGCAGTTCATTGCGCCAACAGCAGAACGCTATGGCTTAAAGGTCAGCTGGTGGTTGGACGAAAGACGCGACATACACAAGAGCACCTACGCCGCTGCAAAATATTTGACGGACATGAACAAGGTATTCAACAATTGGTATTTGTCTGCTGCTGGATACAACACTGGCGAAGCAAGAATTCAACGACTAATTAAGCGTCATAACTCAAAAAGCTTTTGGGATATTTCAGAATCTCTAGTTCAAGAAACAAAAGACTATGTTCCAAAATTAATCGCTGCCATCTTAATTGCAAAAGCTCCAAGCCTTTATGGATTTAGAGATTTAAAGTATAAAGACCCAATCCAATACGAATATTTTTGGGCACCAGGCGGAACTTCCATTCGAGAGCTAGCAAAAAATTTAAAATATTCTGAGAAAGAATTAAAGTACATGAACCCAGAATTGATCAAAGGCTTTATTCCAGATCAAGTCACCGGCCACAAAATCCGCATCCCCAAAGGCTCTCTCGCAAAAGTGGCTGCCTACTTCAAAAACCGCTATCAATAA
- a CDS encoding aspartate kinase: MALIVQKYGGNLLSTPEKVLAVANKIKKLIDEGDQVVAVVSAMGKTTDELIDLAYKVSAKPIRRELDMLLSVGERISMSLLSMALNDLKVPAKSFTGSQSGILTESDHTQARIYDVKPIRIEAELAKKSMIIIAGFQGVSHMEKEITTLGRGGTDTTAVAMSYSLKADRCEIIKEVGGIYSADPAQISKAKRYEELNYDVALEATYWGAKILHFRAVELAKKLNIPIQIKHIDDPKITTTIRGDVKMLESQKIITISSVKNIAVCEFSSDLKKTLSEVGEFLKKNTLPWPQILATESTENSTKLFISSSDESLKVVIGAIKESKSYKNCDDQHSTVTATCFGSTNTDLSLKILEQLEKKNVHAEKIFYTPQSISVLVKSKDRDTAISALHELV, from the coding sequence ATGGCACTCATCGTTCAAAAGTACGGCGGAAATCTTTTATCGACTCCTGAAAAAGTCTTGGCCGTCGCTAATAAAATTAAAAAATTAATAGATGAAGGTGATCAAGTTGTTGCCGTGGTGAGCGCCATGGGAAAAACCACCGATGAATTGATCGACCTTGCATATAAAGTTTCTGCAAAACCCATTCGACGAGAATTGGATATGCTACTCAGCGTGGGCGAAAGAATTTCGATGTCACTTTTATCAATGGCATTGAACGATCTTAAGGTGCCTGCAAAAAGTTTTACCGGCAGCCAATCTGGAATTCTGACAGAGAGCGATCACACTCAAGCTAGAATCTATGACGTAAAGCCCATTCGCATCGAAGCCGAACTTGCAAAAAAGAGCATGATCATCATCGCGGGCTTTCAAGGCGTCTCGCACATGGAAAAAGAGATTACAACTCTCGGGCGTGGTGGAACAGATACTACTGCTGTGGCAATGAGCTATTCCCTAAAAGCAGATCGTTGCGAGATTATCAAAGAGGTGGGTGGAATTTATTCCGCAGACCCCGCACAAATTTCAAAAGCAAAACGTTACGAAGAATTAAATTACGATGTTGCCTTAGAAGCCACTTACTGGGGCGCAAAGATCTTGCACTTCCGCGCGGTGGAACTGGCGAAGAAATTGAATATTCCCATCCAAATAAAACATATCGATGACCCCAAGATCACAACAACCATCCGTGGAGATGTTAAAATGCTAGAGTCCCAAAAAATAATAACAATTTCATCCGTAAAAAATATCGCTGTATGCGAATTTTCAAGCGATCTCAAAAAAACGCTGAGTGAAGTCGGAGAATTCTTAAAAAAGAACACCCTACCTTGGCCACAGATCTTAGCCACAGAATCCACAGAAAATTCCACAAAATTATTTATCTCTTCAAGCGATGAATCTCTGAAAGTTGTAATTGGCGCCATCAAAGAATCGAAGTCATACAAAAACTGCGACGACCAACACTCAACCGTAACTGCAACTTGTTTTGGAAGCACAAACACAGATTTAAGTTTAAAAATTCTAGAGCAATTAGAAAAAAAGAATGTCCACGCAGAAAAAATATTTTACACCCCACAAAGTATCTCTGTATTGGTAAAATCAAAAGACAGAGACACCGCAATCAGTGCTCTCCACGAATTAGTTTAA
- a CDS encoding RNA methyltransferase — MKPSGKTVKLNGKTFEIKGNEYTSEQIIEKMGSLLTPERKERIREVVDKRTYDIIPVMDGIHDLGNVSAVLRSAEAFGLQEVHFVENQPKYKISQRTSKGTDKWLNVIRWKESLACAKDLKARGYQIVSTHLDDTAVPISSVDFSKKTALILGNEKDGVSKEILEMSDVRCIIPMQGFAESFNISVAAAVSFYHIYQDRMKKLGHHGNLTQEEKNYLIADYFLRTTDNPELYFS; from the coding sequence ATGAAACCATCTGGAAAAACTGTAAAGCTCAACGGAAAAACTTTTGAAATTAAAGGTAACGAATATACCTCTGAACAGATCATTGAAAAGATGGGGTCACTTCTCACACCTGAGAGAAAAGAACGTATACGTGAGGTCGTTGATAAACGCACTTACGATATCATTCCTGTGATGGACGGAATTCATGACCTGGGAAATGTGAGCGCGGTTTTAAGATCTGCAGAGGCCTTTGGATTGCAGGAAGTTCATTTCGTTGAGAATCAACCTAAATATAAAATCTCACAACGTACATCTAAGGGCACAGACAAATGGTTAAATGTAATTCGCTGGAAAGAATCTTTGGCTTGCGCTAAAGATTTGAAAGCGCGCGGATATCAAATCGTTTCAACTCATTTGGATGATACGGCGGTTCCAATCAGCTCAGTAGATTTCAGTAAAAAAACAGCATTGATACTTGGGAATGAGAAAGACGGTGTATCAAAAGAAATTTTAGAAATGTCCGATGTCCGATGCATTATTCCTATGCAGGGATTTGCGGAGAGCTTTAATATTTCTGTGGCGGCGGCGGTGAGTTTTTATCATATCTACCAAGACCGTATGAAAAAACTCGGTCATCACGGAAATCTTACGCAAGAAGAAAAAAATTATCTAATCGCTGATTATTTTTTAAGAACTACAGACAATCCAGAACTGTATTTTTCTTAA
- a CDS encoding diguanylate cyclase codes for MFDKDLKPSNSTRKIMVVDDDKDHLKFVRKTLEYEGYNVTTVDCGEKALQAIEDNPPHLLILDVNMPGISGIETLDLLRQKLSYVAVIFVSANDRPEDVIRGLDSGADDYIRKPFDIKELISRIKAKLRVKDLNDQLRAANEKLKELVEIDDLTGLFNMRSIYQRLENEIVRSQRFKKVLAIVMMDMDHFKSVNDQHDHLFGSYVLSEVGRIIRANIRKVDFAARYGGDEFLVAITETSHEGAILFADRLREKITQTLFKSGNDSIKLTASLGVAITHPDVELDARDLVRKADEYLYEAKKKGRNRVEFFDYLELKGESKDFKTLRKK; via the coding sequence ATGTTTGATAAAGATTTAAAGCCTTCCAATTCTACACGAAAAATCATGGTAGTAGATGATGACAAAGATCATCTAAAATTTGTTAGGAAAACGTTAGAATACGAAGGCTACAATGTGACGACGGTGGATTGCGGCGAAAAAGCATTACAGGCTATCGAAGATAATCCTCCGCATCTTCTGATCTTGGATGTCAACATGCCAGGAATCAGTGGAATCGAAACCCTAGATCTTTTACGTCAAAAACTTTCCTACGTGGCCGTGATTTTTGTATCGGCCAATGATAGGCCCGAAGATGTGATTCGTGGTCTTGATTCCGGTGCAGATGATTACATTCGAAAACCCTTCGATATCAAAGAATTGATCTCAAGAATCAAAGCCAAGCTTCGTGTAAAAGATTTGAACGACCAATTGCGTGCTGCTAACGAAAAACTAAAAGAACTTGTAGAGATCGATGACCTCACGGGTCTTTTTAATATGCGATCTATTTATCAAAGATTGGAAAATGAAATCGTAAGATCGCAACGCTTTAAAAAAGTTCTGGCCATTGTGATGATGGACATGGATCACTTCAAAAGTGTGAACGATCAGCATGATCATCTTTTTGGGAGCTATGTTCTTTCGGAAGTGGGGAGGATCATCAGAGCGAATATTCGTAAGGTGGATTTCGCGGCCAGATATGGTGGGGATGAATTTTTAGTGGCCATTACCGAAACTTCCCATGAGGGAGCGATACTTTTTGCAGATCGCCTAAGAGAGAAAATTACACAGACACTTTTTAAATCGGGGAATGATTCTATAAAATTAACAGCCAGCTTAGGGGTCGCTATCACTCACCCGGACGTGGAACTCGATGCGAGGGATCTTGTACGCAAGGCTGACGAGTATTTGTACGAAGCCAAGAAAAAAGGTCGAAACAGGGTTGAATTCTTTGACTATCTTGAGTTAAAAGGAGAATCGAAAGATTTTAAAACACTCAGGAAAAAATAG